The Rhizoctonia solani chromosome 4, complete sequence genome contains a region encoding:
- a CDS encoding ribosomal S13/S15 N-terminal domain — translation MGRMHAPGKGISSSALPYRRAPPSWLKTTPEDVIEHIGKLARKGLTPSQIGVYLRDSHGIPQVRFVTGNKILRILKSNGLAPAIPEDLWFLVKKAVAVRKHLETNRKDKDSKFRLILIESRIHRLARYYKTKQQLPPTWKYEASNASALIA, via the exons ATGGGTCGCATGCACGCTCCCGGCAAGGGCATTT CGTCCTCTGCCCTCCCTTACCGCCGCGCCCCTCCTTCCTGGTTAAAGACCACCCCCGAGGACGTGATTGAGCACATTGGAAAGCTCGCTCGCAAGGGCTTGACTCCCTCTCAAATCGGTGTCTACCTCCGTGACTCCCACGGTATTCCTCAGGTCCGTTTTGTCACTGGTAACAAGATCCTCCGTATCTTGAAATCCAACG GTCTTGCTCCTGCCATCCCTGAGGACTTGTGGTTCTTGGTCAAGAAGGCCGTTGCCGTCCGCAAGCACCTCGAGACCAACCGCAAGGACAAGGATTCCAAATTCCGCCTCATTTTGATCGAGTCCCGAATCCATCGTCTTGCTCGCTACTACAAGACCAAGCAACAGCTTCCTCCCACCTGGAAGTACGAGGCCTCCAACGCATCTGCCCTTATTGCTTAG
- a CDS encoding glycosyltransferase family 8 protein, with amino-acid sequence MGIILHEVDCLVSQDGGYTGADARFVDSRGKLRRLVLIDSDMLVRKNMDDLFDVPLEEGWIAAAHACTCNPMHITHYPSYWRALDTNVLMTFTNTGVRPDALCTAFQPLPESGITLHSINSGIVVLNPTEKLNDEIIDGLHNDPNVTRYGFPDQDFLSSHFKNRVKFLGYEYNALKPMLKCHSAIWRDENIRNVHYIFKDKPWVLPEDTEKLDEQFHVIHGWWWDEWRRLEAEKKEEQWWELVVDLTSLGSKGMPS; translated from the exons ATGGGGATTATTCTGCACGAGGTCGATTGTCTAGTTTCTCAAGACGGGGGATACACAGGCGCCGACGCTCGATTCGTCGATTCCCGGGGCAAACTGAGG CGGCTTGTGTTGATTGATTCCGACATGTTGGTAAGAAAGAATATGGACGATTTGTTCGATGTTCCACTTGAGGAGGGATGGATTGCGGCTGCGCATGCGTGTACTTGCAATCCTATGCATATAACGCACTATCCTTCTTACTGGCGGGCCCTTGATACTAATGTTTTGATGACATTTACTAACACGGGCGTGC GGCCCGACGCACTTTGCACGGCCTTTCAGCCTCTCCCAGAGTCAGGAATTACCCTGCATTCGATCAATTCGGGCATTGTGGTGCTTAATCCGACCGAAAAACTCAATGACGAAATTATCGATGGCCTCCATAATGATCCTAATGTCACCAGATATGGCTTTCCGGACCAGGACTTCCTTTCAAGTCACTTCAAGAACCGGGTTAAATTCTTGGGATACGAGTACAATGCATTGAAGCCTATGCTGAAGTGTCACAGTGCAATATGGAGAGACGAGAACATTCGCAATGTGCATTATATATTCAAGGATAAACCATGGGTTCTTCCGGAAGATACGGAAAAGCTCGATGAGCAATTTCATGTTATACACGGGTGGTGGTGGGATGAGTGGAGAAGACTCGAAGCTGAAAAGAAGGAAGAACAGTGGTGGGAGCTTGTCGTCGACCTGACttcccttggttccaagGGTATGCCGAGCTGA
- a CDS encoding NAD(P)H:quinone oxidoreductase, type IV, which translates to MAPRVAIIIYSMYGHIAKLAECVKAGVESAGGSATIHQIEETLPADVLAKMGANKPSYEIFNPNDLVNYDAFLFGVPTRYGNFPAQWKAFWDRTGGLWMKQALHGKYAGVFVSTGTPGGGQEQTISNSISTFAHHGLIFVPLGYYSTAYPHLTSFEKPHGGSPWGAGAFAGADGSRQPNEIETAIAQAQGEAFWKTISKVAF; encoded by the exons ATGGCTCCTCGC GTTGCAATCATCATTTACAGCATGTACGGCCACATTGCCAAGC TGGCTGAGTGCGTAAAGGCCGGCGTGGAATCTGCTGGTGGTAGCGCCACGATCCACCA AATTGAAGAGACGCTCCCCGCAGATGTTCTCGCTAAGATGGGTGCCAACAAGCCCAGCTACGAGATTTTCAATCCCAACGACCTCGTCAACTACGACGCATTCTTGTTCGGTGTACCCACTCGTTACGGCAACTTCCCCGCCCAGTGGAAGGCCTTCTGGGACAGGACCGGTGGCCTCTGGATGAAGCAGGCGCTCCACGGAAAATACGCAGGTGTGTTCGTGAGCACCGGTACTCCTGGCGGAGGACAGGAACAAACCATTTCGAACTCGATTTCGACTTTTGCGCACCACGGCCTCATCTTTGTTCCTCTCGGATACTACTCCACGGCCTACCCCCACCTCACCAGCTTTGAGAAGCCTCATGGTGGATCTCCTTGGGGAGCTGGTGCATTCGCG GGTGCTGATGGCTCTCGCCAACCTAATGAAATCGAGACGGCTATTGCTCAAGCCCAGGGCGAGGCATTCTGGAAAACCATTTCCAAGGTCGCGTTTTGA
- a CDS encoding small nuclear ribonucleoprotein — protein MSLADELLADLDGLSDEEEPSFQDSEASGSNANGKRKADAMSDDEEGDDVNDEEAEGKGGLVLEGGIKPADELDAEDVQKMELGGVENVRKVAKLEGSKRMTDIIKEIAKFTENPSTPEQMALPAHENPEYALIVSANNLSVDVDNEILVVHKFIRDHYNPRFPELEQLVTDPNMFIRTVRAIGNPPDLVTAAQSISDVVPPAIRMTIAVTATTTRGEELSPASWQSVQDACALADRLEEARKTIFNYVRSRMSILAPNLSKIVGTTTAAKLLGVAGGLGGLAKMPACNVHLLGAQKKITAGFSTATQNRHTGFVFQSELVQQTPAEYRMKAQRTVGAKCVLAARMDMERTRRDGSYGEDLRAKIEKHLERLAEPPPQKVVKALPIPDDGPKKRRGGKRARKAKEAYAMTELRKLQNRMEFGKAEEEVGAFDETKGLGMMGNSFGKVRAGAADAKSKAKMSKANKLRTQAITRAAQSANTSGTATSLSFTPAQGLELVNPSLAAARVKAANERWFAANTGTFSFIGTKGSASGSGTSK, from the exons ATG AGTCTTGCAGACGAGCTTCTTGCAGATCTCGACGGGCTGTCCGATGAGGAGGAGCCTTCCTTCCAAGACTCCGAGGCCTCTGGCAGCAATGCCAACGGGAAGCGCAAGGCAGATGCAATGTCGGACGATGAGGAGGGCGACGATGTGAATGATGAAGAGGCCGAAGGAAAGGGCGGACTTGTTCTTGAAGGAGGTATTAAACCAGCGGACGAGCTCGACGCCGAAGATGTCCAAAAAATGGAGCTGGGTGGAGTAGAGAATGTGCGAAAGGTGGCTAAGCTAGAGGGAAGCAAAAGGATGACAGACatcatcaag GAAATTGCCAAGTTCACAGAGAACCCTTCAACTCCCGAACAAATGGCCCTTCCTGCACACGAAAATCCTGAATACGCACTTATCGTCTCCGCAAACAACTTGAGTGTTGATGTAGATAACGAAATATTGGTCGTTCACAAG TTTATTCGTGATCACTACAATCCCAGGTTTCCCGAACTCGAACAGCTCGTTACCGATCCCAACATGTTCATTCGTACTGTTCGCGCTATTGGGAACCCACCCGATCTTGTCACTGCTGCCCAGTCCATCTCCGATGTAGTCCCACCTGCTATTCGCATGACAATCGCAGTGACAGCGACGACCACCCGCGGAGAAGAGCTAAGCCCTGCTTCCTGGCAGTCTGTACAAGACGCCTGTGCGCTCGCCGACCGGCTGGAGGAGGCGCGTAAAACCATCTTTAACTACGTCCGAAGTCGTATGAGCATCTTGGCCCCCAACTTGAGCAAGATTGTAGGGACAACAACTGCTGCCAAGCTACTCGGAGTAGCAGGTGGTTTGGGCGGGTTGGCAAAAATGCCTGCGTGCAACGTTCAC CTTCTCGGAGCGCAGAAAAAGATCACGGCTGGGTTCTCTACTGCAACTCAGAACCGGCATACTGGGTTTGTATTCCAGTCTGAGTTGGTCCAGCAGACTCCGGCAGAATACAGGATGAAGGCTCAACGCACTGTGGGTGCCAAATGCGTGTTGGCCGCGCGGATGGATATGGAACGAACTCGACGAGATG GCTCTTACGGCGAGGACTTGCGAGCAAAGATCGAGAAACACCTCGAAAGACTTGCTGAACCTCCGCCACAAAAGGTGGTCAAAGCACTACCTATCCCAGATGATGGGCCTAAAAAGCGGCGTGGGGGGAAACG AGCGCGAAAGGCCAAAGAAGCCTATGCAATGACAGAGCTTCGCAAACTACAAAATCGCATGGAATTTGGCAAGGCCGAAGAAGAGGTCGGTGCTTTCGACGAAACAAAGGGTCTTGGTATGATGGGCAACTCGTTCGGGAAAGTACGTGCGGGTGCTGCGGATGCGAAGAGCAAAG CGAAAATGTCCAAGGCGAACAAATTACGTACCCAAGCAATTACGAGGGCTGCTCAATCAGCAAACACTTCTGGTACTGCCACCTCGTTGTCTTTTACTCCCGCTCAAG GTTTGGAACTTGTGAATCCTTCGTTAGCAGCTGCACGGGTCAAAGCAGCAAACGAGAGGTGGTTTGCTGCCAATACTGGAACGTTCTCCTTCATTGGTACGAAGGGTTCGGCcagtggaagtggcactagCAAATAG
- a CDS encoding Uracil phosphoribosyltransferase — MSTNNVHVLSHPLVNAKLAVLRDASTNGKEFREGVRDLTYMVAIEASRDLEEKQVTGTTPVSEFTGSTIKPRVGIVPILRAGLGMTDAMLSLFPTAPVYHIGLFREKVSLQPVEYYSKLPKEPTVDQVFLVDPLIATGGTAIAAVHMILDWGIPLNKIKFLGVLASQAGLDHVKSEFPELEIWFAAVDPELTTNGLIKPGLGDTGDRLYSTTH; from the exons ATGTCAACCAACAACGTGCACGTCCTATCGCACCCGCTCGTCAACGCCAAATTGGCTGTGTTGCGCGATGCAAGCACCAATGGGAAGGAGTTTCGCGAAGGTGTAAGAGACTTGACGTACATGGTCGCTATCGAGGCGTCGCGAGACCTTGAGGAGAAGCAAGTAACCGGA ACTACCCCAGTCTCCGAGTTTACAGGATCCA CGATCAAACCTCGAGTAGGAATCGTACCTATCCTCCGAGCTGGTCTAGGAATGACCGATGCTATGCTCAGCTTGTTCCCAACTGCACCAGTATACCATATCGGGCTATTCCGTGAAAAGGTTAGCCTTCAACCGGTTGAAT ACTATTCGAAACTACCCAAGGAACCGACAGTGGATCAAGTATTCCTTGTCGACCCTTTGATTGCCACTGGTGGAACTGCCATTGCGGCGGTACATATGATTTTGGACTGGGGCATTCCGT TGAACAAGATCAAGTTTTTGGGTGTATTGGCATCTCAAGCCGGACTTGACCATGTCAAATCTGAGTTCCCTGAACTTGAG ATCTGGTTCGCTGCTGTGGATCCTGAGTTGACGACAAATGGTTTGATCAAACCTGGACTCGGCGACACT GGCGATCGTTTGTATAGCACGACTCATTAA
- a CDS encoding neugrin domain-containing protein codes for MTALYAARAAKTLPIHYALYTSNRLGLIFSIGTRIFSQSHILAKQSSPKPSSKKYTPKNAIPETSYSNKTISTTTPSRPEALYKSILFDKSLSKSDPSPASSKPQYPPRPRSRPPPTPSEYKLHRERIKSKYPEGWAPPRTISRDAMEVLRALHASDPVQYRTPVLANKFKISPEAVSRILKSKWRPSPERVAKMIARENLNKDKRIAEKIKMERAEVAKSLEGRLDIVEKAQGKDKLTMK; via the coding sequence ATGACTGCTTTATACGCTGCCAGGGCGGCTAAAACTCTACCAATACATTATGCCTTGTATACTTCCAATCGACTAGGACTTATCTTTTCAATTGGCACTCGTATCTTCTCTCAGAGTCACATACTTGCCAAACAATCTAGCCCAAAGCCTTCATCCAAAAAATACACACCGAAAAATGCAATACCAGAAACATCCTACTCTAACAAAACCATCTCTACAACTACACCATCTCGACCAGAGGCGTTATATAAGTCCATCCTGTTCGATAAATCACTATCGAAATCTGATCCTAGCCCCGCCTCTTCAAAGCCACAATACCCCCCTCGACCAAGGTCACGCCCTCCTCCAACACCCTCTGAGTATAAATTACATAGAGAGAGAATAAAAAGCAAATATCCAGAGGGATGGGCGCCTCCTCGAACCATATCTCGGGATGCAATGGAGGTCTTACGAGCCCTGCATGCAAGCGATCCCGTCCAGTACCGAACGCCCGTACTCGCCAATAAATTCAAAATCAGCCCGGAGGCAGTATCCAGAATACTCAAGAGTAAATGGAGGCCATCCCCCGAGCGCGTTGCAAAGATGATCGCACGGGAGAACTTGAACAAGGACAAGCGGATTGCCGAGAAGATTAAGATGGAGCGGGCAGAGGTTGCCAAGTCGCTGGAAGGCCGTTTGGATATAGTCGAAAAAGCTCAAGGGAAAGACAAGTTAACCATGAAATAG
- a CDS encoding ribosomal protein S6e yields the protein MHRVLRARVKYYDYTYEFGGELEGLEGEVDDQLALQFQLPATQRTPEANSTHPTLKLDVQGGDQGRADKFLSDKMKLNIANPATGEQKTIDFDDERRYRVFYEKRIAQEVPGDSLGDEFKGYIFRITGGNDKQGFPMKQGVLLPYRVRLLLSDGHSCYRPRRTGERKRKSVRGCIVGPDIAVLSLVIVKQGDAPLPGLTENVLPKRLGPKRATKIRKFFNLGKEDDVRKFVVRREVKSKKNPDAKPYTKAPKIQRLVTPLRLQRRRHLRAIKRRRIESAKEQKAEFDELVAKRVAEKKQKIAAKASQKNCLSGPLRPPPEHEAYCLSHLYSLYDHIQRQGSFSKDVYDEKRSMNNVTSEPQTRVARDQAIREAVERKDWYSLRELSNRPGGFQGTRSVAWPFLLHVASASRGSSEKKEKEENSRDGQSSSTRVPHRDERQVGLDTNRAFVHYPVESQQHKEKRKKQLTELILGVLERRPQLSYFQGYHDILSTLQLTLHPSLDKDTEAWQLLQECAIKITLHRARDAMGAGLEPLTGQLRILRRLIRLADPDLAMLIEEASPLPYWAISPLMTLYTHDLPTLTLAQRVMDWMLARPPNAVIYLVAAFVLQKKEEIQKLVEDGDDGMMHSFLSSLPDLEADELPEPVDAQENDQSSSTHAPFNSDLLTLNSDVPSDVDSSRDDLTSSLVSVQPPSYTEKASQLPASSLDELQDSPNQPTGLNPPAPPSPASSLSSLPPELPNIDHQSGPTVPLSQILQAADRLRTRYPISYEKLRLKETLGPHSMLRTWSEDPDEIIGDDEAEEYVLATDQIVYPDLDDDVFEPYPPPQPVKLSKTRTLLARLPKIDMMAYAAFGLVAVAVVANSPTAREHTKRLAEVGSGFML from the exons ATGCATCGAGTGCTTCGAGCCAGAGTCAAATATTACGACTATACTTACGAGTTTGGGGGTGAACTTGAAGGGCTTGAGGGTGAGGTTGACGATCAACTCG CTTTACAGTTCCAATTACCAGCCACTCAGAGGACTCCGGAAGCAAATTCGACACATCCGACCCTCAAGCTCGACGTTCAAGGCGGTGATCAAGGCCGAGCCGACAAATTTCTTTCTG ACAAAATGAAGCTGAACATCGCCA ACCCCGCGACTGGGGAACAGAAGACCATCGATTTCGATGACGAGAGGCGCTA CCGCGTTTTCTACGAGAAGCGCATTGCGCAGGAGGTTCCCGGAGACTCCCTCGGAGACGAGTTCAAGGGATACATCTTCCGCATCACCGGAGGAAACGATAAGCAAGGTTTCCCTATGAAGCAGGGTGTTCTCCTCCCCTACCGTGTCCGCCTTCTCCTCTCCGACGGCCACTCCTGCTATCGCCCCCGCAGGACCGGTGAGCGCAAGCGCAAATCCGTCCGCGGCTGCATCGTCGGCCCGGATATTGCCGTGCTCTCTCTTGTCATTGTCAAGCAGGGTGATGCTCCTCTTCCCGGATTGACCGAAAACGTTCTCCCCAAGCGTCTCGGCCCCAAGCGTGCTACTAAAATCCGCAAATTCTTCAACTTGGGCAAGGAGGATGATGTCAGGAAGTTCGTCGTCCGCCGTGAGGTCAAGTCCAAGAAGAACCCGGATGCCAAGCCTTACACCAAGGC ACCCAAAATCCAGCGTCTCGTCACTCCTCTTCGTCTCCAACGCCGCCGCCACCTCCGTGCTATCAAGCGCAGGAGAATCGAGTCCGCGAAGGAGCAGAAGGCAGAGTTCGA CGAGCTTGTGGCCAAGCGTGTTGCAGAGAAGAAGCAGAAGATTGCGGCCAAGGCTTCCCAAAAGAA CTGCCTTTCAGGGCCGCTACGACCACCGCCTGAGCATGAGGCCTATTGTCTTTCGCATTTGTACTCTCTGTATGATCAT ATTCAACGCCAAGGGTCGTTTAGCAAGGATGTCTATGACGAAAAACGTTCGATGAATAACGTCACCAGCGAACCTCAAACCCGAGTAGCAAGGGACCAGGCCATCCGAGAGGCCGTGGAAAGAAAAGACTGGTACTCATTAAGAGAACTGAGTAACCGGCCTGGTGGATTTCAGGGGACTCGTTCAGTAGCATG GCCGTTCTTGCTCCATGTCGCGAGCGCGTCGCGAGGTTCAAGtgagaagaaagaaaaagaagaaaactCTCGAGATGGTCAATCATCGTCTACGCGAGTACCTCACCGAGACGAACGACAAGTTGGTCTCGACACCAACCGAGCGTTCGTGCATTATCCAGTCG AGAGCCAGCAGCATAaagagaagaggaagaagcaacTAACCGAGCTGATCCTCGGCGTACTAGAACGGCGTCCTCAGCTTAGTTACTTCCAG GGATACCACGACATCCTATCGACACTCCAACTTACGCTCCATCCTTCTCTGGACAAGGATACAGAGGCGTGGCAGCTTCTGCAAGAGTGTGCTATCAAAATCACCCTACATCGCGCCAGAGACGCAATGGGCGCAGGTTTGGAGCCCCTGACTGGCCAACTCAGGATCCTGAGACGCTTGATACGACTCGCCGATCCTGATCTAGCTATGCTGATTGAAGAGGCTTCGCCCTTGCCTTACTGGGCCATCTCTCCTTTGATGACCTTGTACACACACGACCTACCGACCCTTACGCTCGCACAGCGAGTAATGGATTGGATGCTGGCCAGGCCACCCAATGCAGTTATATATCTAGTTGCCGCT TTTGTACTTCAGAAAAAGGAAGAAATACAGAAACTTGTCGAAGACGGCGACGATGGAATGATGCACTCATTCTTGTCCAGTCTCCCAGATTTGGAGGCCGACGAACTGCCGGAACCCGTTGATGCACAAGAAAATGACCAGTCATCTTCAACTCACGCACCCTTTAATTCGGATTTATTAACGTTAAATTCGGACGTACCTTCTGACGTCGACTCTTCCAGAGATGATCTAACCAGTTCGCTTGTCTCTGTCCAACCGCCATCCTACACAGAGAAGGCTTCACAGCTACCCGCTTCCTCGCTGGATGAACTCCAGGACAGTCCAAATCAACCTACCGGCCTCAACCCCCCTGCCCCTCCCTCCCCGGCCTCTTCGTTGTCATCCTTGCCTCCTGAACTCCCAAACATTGATCACCAAAGCGGTCCGACTGTTCCTCTGTCCCAGATATTACAGGCTGCAGATCGACTTCGAACTAGATACCCCATATCGTATGAGAAACTACGCTTGAAGGAAACGTTGGGTCCGCACAGCATGCTGCGTACATGGTCTGAGGACCCAGATGAGATTATTGGAGATGATGAAGCTGAGGAATATGTGCTTGCAACGGACCAAATAGTTTATCCAGACCTGGATGACGATGTATTCGAGCCTTACCCACCGCCGCAACCCGTCAAGCTATCCAAAACGCGCACACTCCTTGCCCGTTTACCAAAAATCGACATGATGGCATATGCTGCCTTTGGTTTGGTCGCAGTCGCCGTTGTGGCCAACAGCCCCACCGCTCGGGAACATACCAAACGCTTGGCTGAGGTGGGTTCAGGTTTTATGCTCTGA
- a CDS encoding cofilin/tropomyosin-type actin-binding protein, with the protein MADVTQPEIATAYQNVRENKSDINWLVLKYESARSDKLKLEATGTGGLAELRESGQLGDSEVVYAYVRVSYANDKESKREKFILISWIGASAGVMRKAKVSVHLADVKKTLAVYSIEVSAREMEDLKEEPIVIRLRKAGGASYDGV; encoded by the exons ATGGCTGATGTTACACAACCTGAAATCGCCACAG CGTACCAGAATGTGAGAGAAAACAAGTCGGATATAAATTGGCTTGTCCTCAAGTACGAG TCGGCGCGTTCAGACAAACTTAAGCTCGAAGCAACGGGCACCGGAGGCCTCGCAGAACTCCGCGAAAGTGGACAGCTGGGAGATTCTGAAGTGGTGTATGCTTATGTTCGGGTGTCTTACGCGAATGACAAAGAGAGTAAAAGAGAAAAATTCATCCTGATTTCGTGGATTGGCGCCAGTGCTGGAGTCATGCGTAAAGCCAAG GTCTCGGTTCATCTGGCGGACGTTAAAAAGACACTTGCAGTGTATTCCATAGAGGTTTCGGCCCGTGAAATGGAGGACCTGAAGGAGGAGCCGATTGTCATTCGCTTGAGAAAG GCGGGAGGCGCGAGCTATGATGGTGTATAA
- a CDS encoding alpha/beta hydrolase family protein, with protein MVRRNQVLRMSTILCLAESCRGTFLNDEILLKSRVVGDVEWHQCPDITDPLIECGTIVVPLDYFNASAGTATIALGKYKALTSPKKGTVFLGAGGPGDLGQLLAIDAGEFFSSMRVGTDYDIIGFDHRGMGSTTPTVTCFKSREEKDVFYRNTVFELGYTQPPNVTEDPFARLDLVLQYRQATSMFETQAKLCALNMPDGGASLKYMGTPTVARDIDYMSKMITGPDTPINFYGGSYGTILGSYLVNMFPDRVGRVVIDGVADPISWTTKHSYEWMDGWLNQTEADYDWFLRACIQAGPTKCALATGDNTIEGLKAEIQAFLDHLYYHPMASPNSTTPAYLTSGAARASLFLGILRPRTWSPIAESLKKAMNGDPTAIMNDLVPDSSRPVADKGDLYRYAVTCLDALPFDDPSTWPTAEQLADQAINRIRKVSPHFGISATLSEPDGGCEFWPAKGVERFTGPWNHTLAYPILVASTAVDPSITPLTSAKLVNKLLGNSSRLLVQNNPGHVTLSGVSTCTAKVFLAYFGNGTLPEDGTVCETDTQPFGLSSPINVTKEDLELSKRMEELHNKISLTRRWF; from the exons ATGGTGCGGCGTAACCAAGTCCTGAGGATGAGTACTATCCTCTGTCTGGCTGAAAGCTGCAGGGGTACTTTTCTAAACGATGAGATCTTACTTAAA TCTCGCGTCGTCGGCGACGTAGAATGGCATCAATGCCCAGATATCACAGATCCACTTATCGAGTGTGGTACAATCGT CGTTCCACTTGATTACTTTAACGCTAGTGCTGGAACCGCAACGATCGCTCTAGGAAAGTATAAAGCACTAACGAGCCCTAAAAAAGGCACCGTATTTCTAGGCGCCG GGGGACCTGGTGATCTCGGACAGCTCCTCGCAATCGATGCTGGAGAGTTCTTCAGTTCTATGCGCGTCGGAACTGATTACGATATTATTGGATTTGATCACCGCG GGATGGGTTCAACGAC GCCCACAGTCACCTGTTTCAAGTCGCGTGAAGAAAAAGACGTATTTTATCGAAATACAG TGTTCGAATTAGGGTATACCCAACCGCCCAATGTTACAGAAGATCCATTTGCCAGGCTAGATTTGGTCCTTCAGTACCGTCAAGCAACCTCTATGTTTGAAACACAAGCAAAGCTTTGTGCTCTAAATATGCCCGATGGAGGTGCCAGCCTGAAGTACATGGGCACTCCAACTGTGGCCCGGGATATTGATTACATGAGTAAAATGATTACAGGTCCAGATACACCCAT CAACTTTTACGGGGGATCTTATGGGACAATTTTAGGGTCGTATCTGGTCAATAT GTTTCCTGATCGCGTTGGCCGTGTCGTAATCGACGGGGTTGCCGATCCAATTAGTTGGACTACAAAGCACTCCTACGAATGGATGGACGGCTGGCTCAACCAGACCGAAGCTGACTACGATTGGTTTTTGCGCGCATGCATTCAA GCTGGACCGACTAAATGCGCATTGGCGACTGGGGATAATACTATAGAAGGGCTCAAGGCTGAAATCCAAGCATTCTTAGATCACTTATACTATCACCCCATGGCTTCACCCAACAGCACAACACCTGCATATCTGACCTCTGGGGCCGCACGCG CATCCCTCTTCCTTGGAATCCTCCGACCACGAACATGGTCACCTATCGCTGAAAGTTTGAAAAAAGCAATGAACGGAGACCCTACTGCGATCATGAATGA CCTGGTGCCGGACTCAAGCCGTCCAGTAGCAGATAAAGGAGATTTGTATCGCTACGCTGTAACTTGCTTGGACGCACTTCCATTCGATGATCCCTCCACCTGGCCAACAGCCGAGCAACTGGCCGACCAAGCTATAAATCGTATACGGAAGGTCTCTCCTCATTTCGGCATCAGCGCTACACTTTCCGAACCTGATGGTGGTTGCGAGTTTTGGCCCGCAAAAGGAGTAGAAAGATTCACCGGCCCATGGAATCATACTTTGGCCTACCCAATTCTTGTTGCCTCAACCGCG GTCGATCC CAGCATAACCCCATTAACAAGTGCGAAACTTGTCAATAAACTTTTAGGAAACTCGTCTCGTTTATTGGTTCAGAATAACCCAGGA CACGTCACTCTATCTGGCGTGTCAACGTGCACCGCAAAAGTGTTCTTGGCCTATTTTGGAAATGGTACATTGCCAGAAGACGGGACTGTATGCGAAACCGACACACAACCATTCGGACTGAGCTCCCCGATTAACGTTACTAAAGAAGATTTGGAGCTATCGAAACGGATGGAGGAGCTACACAACAAGATATCTCTGACCCGGCGTTGGTTTTGA